In Streptomyces sp. V4I8, a genomic segment contains:
- a CDS encoding STAS domain-containing protein gives MSTYRTSSRFGHSASNPPRNPQPLQYQTPASLLRVTGVQGEPRSQCGLATVPTSATAPRLQGHKEREQCAREVPDVLAPGARAVRSEACSLGTAPPPLTIEVIDVAYVVLVLTTGELDMGTASQLAAVLTPLEPRHCELDLAQLSFMDSTGLALLLTHHRHAQAAGGSLRIVHPSPAVTRVLELTGTRAILLADPGPPHP, from the coding sequence GTGTCCACGTACCGAACCTCCAGTCGCTTCGGTCACTCCGCCAGCAACCCGCCACGGAATCCCCAACCGCTGCAGTACCAAACTCCCGCTTCACTGTTACGGGTGACCGGCGTCCAAGGAGAACCGCGCAGCCAGTGCGGCCTCGCTACCGTGCCGACCAGCGCGACAGCGCCCCGCCTACAGGGACATAAGGAGCGGGAGCAGTGCGCGCGGGAGGTCCCGGATGTCCTGGCCCCGGGCGCCCGGGCCGTACGAAGCGAGGCGTGTTCTTTGGGTACAGCCCCACCACCACTGACCATTGAAGTAATCGACGTTGCCTATGTGGTCCTGGTACTCACCACAGGCGAACTCGACATGGGTACCGCATCCCAACTCGCTGCAGTCCTTACCCCGCTGGAACCACGCCACTGCGAACTCGACCTGGCCCAGCTCTCCTTCATGGACTCCACCGGCCTCGCACTCCTGCTCACCCACCACCGCCACGCACAGGCCGCAGGGGGAAGCCTCCGCATCGTGCACCCCTCCCCCGCCGTAACACGAGTCCTCGAACTGACCGGAACCCGCGCCATCCTGCTCGCCGACCCCGGCCCTCCACACCCCTGA
- a CDS encoding ATP-binding protein produces the protein MRPVSHTSAETLKICRPAPRLADELTRLGRYPLIVVDEVGYIPFEAEAANLFFQLISNRYERASVIVTSNKPFGRWGEVFGDETVAAAMIDRLVHHAEVHSFKGDSYRMRGRELGRIPTDNQDD, from the coding sequence GTGCGGCCGGTCAGCCACACCAGTGCCGAGACCCTGAAGATCTGCCGTCCAGCACCACGTCTGGCCGACGAGCTCACCAGACTGGGCCGCTACCCGCTGATCGTGGTGGACGAGGTCGGCTACATCCCCTTCGAGGCCGAAGCCGCGAACCTGTTCTTCCAACTCATCTCGAACAGATACGAACGCGCGTCCGTGATCGTCACCAGCAACAAGCCCTTCGGACGCTGGGGAGAGGTCTTCGGCGACGAGACCGTGGCCGCCGCCATGATCGACCGCCTCGTCCACCACGCCGAGGTCCACTCGTTCAAGGGCGATTCGTATCGCATGCGCGGCCGCGAACTCGGACGCATCCCCACCGACAACCAAGACGACTGA
- a CDS encoding 3'-5' exonuclease yields the protein MDPAQWEDLFTRDVDEQPVQFVRPADTDRPTWVAYEDGTYLGTVSAEPDGGRPLWHVQSTREAHRYLDDAVRALRRPASWPREREQVSRWARRLLSDETLTALDVETTGLENAFAVQIAAAGRDGSVLFNEYVQPDAVIEPAAVAVHGITLEQLASASDFGQLLPALTEVLHGRTVVAYNMDFDRGVFERELVRHHGDTAAAEKWLARCRWEDAMVPYAVWRGLWSVKRGTYRNQPLGGPHDAVADCKHLLAKIEQMATEMRLPLTAGDHPVSCVS from the coding sequence ATGGACCCGGCCCAGTGGGAGGACCTGTTCACTCGGGACGTCGACGAGCAGCCGGTGCAGTTCGTGCGGCCCGCGGACACCGACCGCCCGACGTGGGTGGCGTACGAGGACGGAACGTACCTGGGGACGGTGAGCGCGGAGCCGGACGGCGGCCGACCACTGTGGCACGTGCAGAGCACCCGCGAGGCCCACCGCTACTTGGACGACGCGGTCCGCGCCCTGCGCCGACCGGCGTCCTGGCCCCGCGAACGCGAGCAGGTTTCCCGCTGGGCCCGCCGCCTGCTCTCCGACGAGACACTGACCGCTCTCGACGTGGAGACGACGGGACTGGAGAACGCGTTCGCGGTGCAGATCGCCGCCGCCGGGCGAGACGGCTCCGTACTCTTCAACGAGTACGTGCAACCGGACGCCGTCATCGAGCCGGCCGCTGTCGCGGTGCATGGGATCACCCTGGAGCAACTGGCGTCGGCCTCAGACTTCGGCCAGTTGCTGCCCGCGCTGACCGAGGTACTGCACGGGCGGACCGTGGTCGCGTACAACATGGACTTCGACCGCGGCGTCTTCGAGCGTGAGCTTGTTCGCCATCACGGCGATACCGCGGCGGCGGAAAAGTGGCTGGCCCGCTGCCGGTGGGAAGACGCGATGGTGCCGTACGCAGTGTGGCGCGGATTGTGGTCGGTCAAGCGCGGCACCTACCGCAACCAGCCGCTTGGTGGCCCACACGACGCGGTCGCCGACTGCAAGCATCTACTTGCGAAGATCGAACAGATGGCCACTGAGATGAGACTCCCGCTCACCGCTGGTGATCATCCAGTGTCTTGCGTTTCATAG
- a CDS encoding recombinase family protein, which produces MKPDPYKLVEVHPCPMSTCTAPAGSPCRTTAGKVALKYHTARFQLVPALRSELHVATPAVRHPGALWSALPAVNRAAVPAAMDVRLGYARVSTCTQEIQSQLAALEASGVHRLFHERISTRVRERPEMKAALAAAREYRSLGARVTLVVHEMKRLGRGALELLKVAEELRDAEIELEFLTGPLAGRHDPAGHGAALFAFFAAMAESERDYIREKTLEGQETARAKGKAIGGVKVSDEDMLATALRLRDEEHLSLREISSRLVIRTGKKRGQRPAPATVMRMLREHDAQAAAALDPVQR; this is translated from the coding sequence GTGAAACCCGATCCGTACAAACTCGTCGAGGTCCACCCATGCCCGATGTCCACCTGCACCGCCCCGGCCGGCTCCCCGTGCCGGACCACCGCGGGCAAGGTCGCGCTCAAGTACCACACCGCCCGCTTCCAGCTCGTCCCCGCGCTCCGCTCCGAACTGCACGTCGCTACCCCGGCCGTTAGACATCCCGGCGCGCTCTGGAGCGCCCTGCCGGCCGTGAACCGCGCAGCGGTGCCGGCGGCGATGGACGTCCGCCTCGGCTACGCCCGCGTCTCGACCTGCACCCAGGAGATCCAGTCCCAGCTCGCCGCCCTCGAAGCCTCCGGGGTGCACCGGCTGTTCCACGAGCGCATCAGCACCCGCGTGCGCGAACGGCCGGAGATGAAGGCCGCCCTCGCCGCCGCCCGCGAGTACCGCTCGCTCGGCGCGAGGGTCACTCTCGTCGTGCATGAGATGAAACGCCTCGGCCGCGGCGCCCTGGAACTCCTCAAGGTCGCCGAGGAACTGCGCGATGCCGAGATCGAGCTGGAGTTCCTCACCGGCCCCCTGGCCGGTAGGCACGACCCCGCCGGACACGGCGCCGCCCTGTTCGCGTTCTTCGCCGCCATGGCCGAGTCGGAGCGCGACTACATCCGCGAGAAGACCCTCGAAGGCCAGGAGACCGCGCGCGCCAAGGGCAAGGCCATCGGCGGGGTCAAGGTCTCGGACGAGGACATGCTCGCCACGGCGCTCCGACTGCGCGACGAGGAACACCTGTCCTTGCGCGAGATCTCCTCCCGCTTGGTCATCCGCACAGGCAAGAAGCGTGGGCAACGCCCCGCTCCGGCCACCGTCATGCGGATGCTGCGCGAGCACGACGCGCAAGCCGCCGCGGCCTTGGATCCCGTCCAGCGATGA
- a CDS encoding type II toxin-antitoxin system VapC family toxin gives MIVVDTGPLVALVSPRDAAHAACRAWFDGLPTRRDLVVPATVVAEACYLIERFGGAPAEGTFLDDLAAGAYGTVTGLVPEDLQRMGDLVRQYASLPLGGTDASVVAVAERVKTLRVATLDRRHFTVVRTRRGEAFTLYPA, from the coding sequence GTGATCGTCGTAGACACGGGCCCGCTGGTCGCTCTCGTCAGTCCACGCGACGCGGCGCACGCCGCGTGCCGGGCCTGGTTCGACGGACTTCCGACCCGCAGGGACCTGGTCGTGCCCGCCACCGTGGTGGCGGAAGCCTGCTACCTCATCGAACGGTTCGGGGGCGCTCCTGCCGAAGGGACATTCCTCGACGACCTGGCGGCCGGCGCGTACGGCACGGTCACGGGCCTGGTGCCGGAGGACCTGCAGCGCATGGGTGACCTGGTCCGTCAGTACGCCAGTCTGCCGCTCGGCGGCACCGACGCCTCGGTCGTCGCGGTCGCTGAGCGGGTCAAGACACTGCGCGTCGCCACGCTGGACAGGCGGCACTTCACCGTCGTCCGTACGCGGCGCGGGGAGGCGTTCACCCTCTACCCGGCGTGA